The sequence GCTTTGAAATGTTCCAACGTTTCTTTATCCATCATGTTTCCTTTTCCCTCTATGTTGCATACCATTCGGGTCAAGCCCGCAATATTTTCGATTTTATTTGACTGTCGTCATGTGCTCCTTCCTTATCGACATCAGGCTGCGCGCGTAATTCCGGCAGCCACCTTGTAACCGTCAATTTCCCATTCGCGGCAATGATCGCCCACAGCCTGACCGAACGACATCTCTACCGTCAGCGTTTCGTTCTGCACATAAGACCGCATGGCCTTCAGCGCCTCTGCCATCACGCCGCTTGCCGCCACGCTCATGCGGATGCGGTCGGTCACCTCCAAATCCGCCTCCTTGCGCAGATTCTGAATGCGGTTGACAAACTCGCGCGCCAACCCTTCATGCAGCAACTCGGTGGTAATCTCGGTTTTCAAACCGACCGTCAAGTCGCCTTCCGAAGCGGCCGCCAAGCCGGGCTTGCTTTCCGTTTTAACGGTTACATCCTCAGGCGTAATCAGCACCTCGTGACCGTCGATCGACAGCCGTTCGCCGCCGTTCAGAATGTGATCGATCTCTTCTTCAGAAAAAGCGCGAATCGCCTCCGCCGCCTGGTTGACCAGCTTGCCGAACTTGGGACCCAGTTTTTTGAACACCGGCTCTACTTTCCGACTGTACAATTCCCGCTCGTCGCCGATGTAACGGATCGATTTGACGTTGAGTTCCTCCAGGATCAGGTTTTCCATGCCCTTGAGGAGCTGAGGCCGCCGCTCGTTGCGGGCGACAATAACGATCTCCGACAACGGCTGCCGCACGCGGATGCCGACATCGTTACGGATCGATCGGCCGAGCTCGACGATGCGACGCACCAGCGTCATTCGTTCCTCGAGCAGTTCGTCATTGAAATCCAGGGGCTGAATGCCGGCCTGCGGATAATCGCAGAGATGCACGCTGGACGGAACGTCGAAACGGCCGGTGGTCAAACCGCGGTAAATCGCCTCGGCCAGAAACGGCGCAAACGGCGCCATCAGCCGACTGATCGTTAAAAGGCATTCGTAGAGCGTTTGAAAAGCTGCGGTTTTGTCCTGTCCCATTTCGGACTTCCAAAACCGCCGTCGACAGCGCCGCACGTACCAGTTCGACAAATCTTCGATGGTAAAATCGGCTATCGCGCGCACCGCTTTGGTCAATTCATACTCGCTCAGCTCGGAATTGATCTGTCGGGTGACGGTGTTCAGCCGCGACAGCACCCAGCGGTCGATTTCGGCCCGCTCGGCAATCGGAATGCGCTCCTCCGGCCGATAGCGGAAGCCGTCGATGTTGGCGTACATGGCGAAAAACGCATACGTGTTGGTCAGCGTGCCGAAAAACTTGCGCGCCGTTTCGGCAACACCGGCTTCATCAAAGCGGGTCGGCACCCAGGGCGGACTGACCGCCAACAGGTACCAACGCAGCACATCGGCGCCGTATTTTTCCATCTGTTCGAATGGATCGACCGTATTGCCGAGCGACTTGCTCATCTTTTTGCCGTCTTTGTCGAGGATTAGCTCCAAAGACACGCATGTCTTATAAGTCGGCTGATCGAAGAGAAAGGTGCCGATGACCAAGAGCGAGTAAAACCAGCCGCGGGTTTGGTCCACGCCTTCGGAAATAAAGTCGGCCGGAAAACTCTTTTTGAACTTTTCCTGATTTTCAAAGGGATAATGCCACTGCGCCACCGGCATGCTGCCCGAATCGAACCAGCAGTCGATGACTTCCGGCACCCGCTGCATGCGGCCGCCGCACGAGGAACAGACGACGCCGATTTCGTCGACCGTCGGCTTGTGCAGGTCGAGATCCTCGGGCACATCGATGCCTCGCTCGCGCAGCTCGGCAATGCTGCCGATGCAGTCCTGCGCTCCGCATTGCGGACAGATCCAGATCGGCAGCGGCGTGCCCCAGAAGCGGTCGCGCGACAGCGCCCAGTCGATGTTGTTCTTGAGCCATTCGCCGAAACGGCCGGCGCCGACCTCTTTCGGGTACCAGTTGATCTTTTCGTTGTTGGCGATCAAACGATCCTTGAACGCTGTGGTACGAATGTACCAGGACTTGCGTGCATAGTAAAGCAGCGGCGATTTGCACCGCCAGCAATGCGGATAGCTGTGCACGATCTTTTCCGAACGGTAAAGAATACCGCGCTGTTTCAAGTCGGCGATGATGTCCGCATCGGCGTCTTTGACAAAACGACCGGCCCACGGCTTTATGGCATCGATGAATTTGCCGCTGCGGTCCACCGGATGAATCATCGGCAGGCCGACCTTTTGCCCGAGCTGATAGTCGTCTTCGCCGAACGCCGGGGCAATGTGCACGATGCCGGAACCGTCGGTGGTGGTGACGAAATCGCCGGCCACGGTATAATAGGCGCGCTTGTCCGGCTCCACAAAGGTATACAGCGGCTCATAATCGATTCCGAGCAACTCGCTGCCGGTCTTTTTTTCGAGAATTTCGTATTCGCCGTGCAGAACGCCGAGCCGTTCTTCGGCCAAAATCAGATTCTGTCCCTGATGCCGTACTTTGACATAAATGACGTCGGGATGCAGCGCCAATGCGACGTTGGAAATCAGTGTCCAGGGCGTCGTCGTCCAAACCAGAAAATAGGTGTTGTCTTCACCCTTGACCTTGAGCTTGATATAGACGGAAGGATCGGAGACCTCTTCATAGCCGAGGGACACCTCATGCCCCGAAAGCGGCGTTTCACAATGCGGGCAGTAAGGCAGAATTTTGAAGCCCTGATAGATGAGTCCCTTCTTCCAGAACTCTTTAAGAATCCACCAAACCGATTCGATGTACTCGTTGGTATAGGTGATGTAGGGATTCTCGAGGTCAACCCAGTAGCCCATGCGCCGGGTGAGCTCGTCCCAGTCCTGCTTGTAGAGCCATACGCTTTCGCGGCATTTGGCGCAGAATTCGGCCACGCCGTATTCGAGCACCTGGTCTTTGCCGTCCAGGCCGAGGGTTTTTTCGACCTCGATCTCCACCGGCAGGCCGTGCGTATCCCAGCCCGCCTTGCGTTCGACGCGAAAGCCCTGCATGGTCTTGAGTCGGCAGACTGAATCCTTGACCGTGCGGGAGATGACATGGTGAATGCCCGGCCGGCCGTTGGCCGTCGGCGGTCCCTCGTAAAAAACGAAAGGATTATCTGCGGGGCGTTCGTCCACGCTGCGTTGAAAGGTTCGATCCTTTTCCCAAAAAGCAAGGATTTCCTTTTCGAGATCCGATTGACGTTGAGGTAGTTCCGGGTAAATCATAGGCTCACTATAGATAGTTTTTGATCAACGGATAAAGCTTACGGACAGTTTCTTCGGGCCAATAGGAACGGTCGGTAAGAATCGCTCCCGCCAGGGCATGGCGGCAACTGCAGTCGACTTCAGGATCGATCTTGGCGATTGTTCGCCGCAGCATCTCTTTTGCGGTTTTGATGTTTTTTTCCATGTAACTGAGAACCAGTTCGACCGAAACCGTATGGCCGCTTTCCGCCTCGTACCAGCAGTCAAAGTCGGTCACCATGGCCAAGGTGGCATAGCAGATTTCCGCCTCCCGCGCCAGGCGCGCTTCGCTCATCTGTGTCATGCCGATCACATCCATGCCCCATTTGCGATAGGTTTGCGATTCGGCCAGCGTGCTGAACTGCGGAC comes from candidate division KSB1 bacterium and encodes:
- the ileS gene encoding isoleucine--tRNA ligase, with translation MIYPELPQRQSDLEKEILAFWEKDRTFQRSVDERPADNPFVFYEGPPTANGRPGIHHVISRTVKDSVCRLKTMQGFRVERKAGWDTHGLPVEIEVEKTLGLDGKDQVLEYGVAEFCAKCRESVWLYKQDWDELTRRMGYWVDLENPYITYTNEYIESVWWILKEFWKKGLIYQGFKILPYCPHCETPLSGHEVSLGYEEVSDPSVYIKLKVKGEDNTYFLVWTTTPWTLISNVALALHPDVIYVKVRHQGQNLILAEERLGVLHGEYEILEKKTGSELLGIDYEPLYTFVEPDKRAYYTVAGDFVTTTDGSGIVHIAPAFGEDDYQLGQKVGLPMIHPVDRSGKFIDAIKPWAGRFVKDADADIIADLKQRGILYRSEKIVHSYPHCWRCKSPLLYYARKSWYIRTTAFKDRLIANNEKINWYPKEVGAGRFGEWLKNNIDWALSRDRFWGTPLPIWICPQCGAQDCIGSIAELRERGIDVPEDLDLHKPTVDEIGVVCSSCGGRMQRVPEVIDCWFDSGSMPVAQWHYPFENQEKFKKSFPADFISEGVDQTRGWFYSLLVIGTFLFDQPTYKTCVSLELILDKDGKKMSKSLGNTVDPFEQMEKYGADVLRWYLLAVSPPWVPTRFDEAGVAETARKFFGTLTNTYAFFAMYANIDGFRYRPEERIPIAERAEIDRWVLSRLNTVTRQINSELSEYELTKAVRAIADFTIEDLSNWYVRRCRRRFWKSEMGQDKTAAFQTLYECLLTISRLMAPFAPFLAEAIYRGLTTGRFDVPSSVHLCDYPQAGIQPLDFNDELLEERMTLVRRIVELGRSIRNDVGIRVRQPLSEIVIVARNERRPQLLKGMENLILEELNVKSIRYIGDERELYSRKVEPVFKKLGPKFGKLVNQAAEAIRAFSEEEIDHILNGGERLSIDGHEVLITPEDVTVKTESKPGLAAASEGDLTVGLKTEITTELLHEGLAREFVNRIQNLRKEADLEVTDRIRMSVAASGVMAEALKAMRSYVQNETLTVEMSFGQAVGDHCREWEIDGYKVAAGITRAA